The genomic region CCAAGGCACGAAGCTGTTCCGGGGTCATCTGGTCGAGGTTGGGCGAGAAAGTCATGCCACCGATTGTGCCAGAGCAGGCCCGAAACGACGATAAGCAGACCGGTCAAATGGCCGGCGATTACAGCATGCTGATCACGCCACCCGCGCCGACTCGCTGCCACGGCAAACCCAGTACCAACGCCTGGAGTTGTTCGCTGTCGAGTTCGACCTCGCAGCCGTGGCGAATGCCGGGCCAGTGAAACTTGCCTTGATTCAGGCGCCGCGCGGCAAGCCAGACGCCCACACCATCATGCACCAGCACCTTCATCCGGTTAGCCCGGCGATTGGTGAACAGATAAGCGCAGTGCGGCTTCGCCGCACCGAACACCGCTATCACCCGGGCTAATGCGGTTTCGGTACCGGCGCGCATATCCATCGGCTCGGTGGCCAGCCAGATCGCATTGATGCGGATCATTGGGCCACAGCCCGTATAAATTGCGCGCAGCCCTCGGGATCTGAGGTTGGCCATTTCACTGTGATCACTTGGCCGGCCATGGGCAACTCGATGATCACTGACGCTTCGGCTGGCCGTTTAGGTGCGGCTTTTAGCGGAACGAATGCCGGTAGTGAAGTCGCTGCAGGCTGGTCTCGATAGAGCGGCATCCATTTGCGGATGACATTGGCATTGATGCCGTGGCTGATGGCAACACTCGACACGGTTGCCCCTGGTTGCAGGCATTCCTGAACGACCTGGGCTTTGAACGGTTTCGGATAAGAGCTTCGTTGGCGCATGAAAATCCTGGCGATAAGGGTGATTGCGTCCGCTTAAAAATACGCGGACACCATCGCCCTTAATGCTGGAGTTCGGAAGGTGAGTTCGCCGTACGCTTACGGAGATTCTGGCGCTGGCAATTTCCGTACGTGGTAGTAAGGCCGCAGTGTTCAAATGGATGGAGCAACCCAACCAGTACCTGGATGGGGAGCGTCCGATAGAGCTGGCAGAAACAGTCGAAGGTGCTAATCAGGTGTTGGCATACATTCGGAATTGGATTGTGCAACACGCACCTGGCGGTGGGCAGACATTGACCGTGGGATTACCGGCGTTTTTGGAGAGAACGCCTGAATAGAGCTGGGTCATCGTCAGTCTGTCAAAACATGCAAACCAGAAACGCAAAAGCCGCGCAATGCGCGGCTTTGAAGTTGGTGGGCCCACACGGACTCGAACCGTGGACCAAAGGATTATGAGTCCTCTGCTCTAACCGACTGAGCTATAGGCCCTCAGTTGGCCGCGGATTATAACGATGGTTTCTCTCCTGTGCTATCCGAAAACTCCGAAAGCGTCATATGAAGGAAGGTCGCGGCAAATTCGTCGGCCGCCAGCGGCAGGCTGACGATGTAGCCCTGGATCTGTTCGCAGCCTTCGGCCGCCAGGAATTCCTGCTGCGCCAGGCTCTCCACACCCTCGGCGATCACGGTGAATTGCATGCTGCGGCCCAGGGCGATGATGGCGCGGACGATGGCGACGTCGTGAGGATCGTCCGGCAGGCCGCGGACAAAGGACTGGTCGATCTTGAGTACATCCAGCGGCAGGCGCTTGAGGTAGCTCAGCGATGAGTAGCCGGTGCCGAAGTCGTCGATGGCCAGTTGCACGCCCAGGCGCTTGAGTTGGTGCAGCACCTCCAGGGCTTCTTCGGTCTGGCTCATGATGAAGTTTTCGGTGATTTCCAGTTGCAGGCGCTCGGGGCGCAGGTGGTTGTCCCTCAGCAATTGTTCGATGCGCGCCAGCAGGTTCGGTTGGCGCAATTGCGCGCCGGCGAGGTTGACCGAGAGTGCGCCGAAGTCGCCGTAACGGGCGGTCCAGCGCTGCATCTGGCGACAGGCTCGTTCCAGTACCCAGTCGCCGAGCTGAAGGATCATGCCGTTGTCTTCCGCCAGCGGTATGAAGTGTTCGGGCGGTACGTCGCCAAAGGTTGGATTGCGCCAGCGGATCAGTGCCTCGGCGCCCAGCAGGCTGCCGGTTTCGAGACTGATCTTGGGTTGGTAATAGAGTTGCAGTTCCTGGCGCTCGATGGCGCGGCGCAGTTCGTGTTCCAGCGCCACTCGCTCGCTGGCCTGGGCGGTGAGGTCGCGGGTGTAGCTTTCGACCCGGTTGCGGCCCTTGGCCTTGGAACGGTACATCGCAGCGTCGGCGTTCTTGACCAGGGTAGCGACGTCGTTGCCGTCCCTGGGGTAAAGGCTGCTGCCGATACTGGCGCTGATGAAGAACTCGTGTTCGCCGGCCTGGAAGGGCGCGCTGAAGCAGTCCAGCAGCTTGTTGGCCAGGTGCTCGGCGTCGCTGGGTTGGTGCAGCCCGGGCAGCAGGATGATGAACTCGTCGCCGCCCAGACGGGCCACGGTATCGATATCCCGCAACTGTTCCTTGAGACGCTGGGCAATGCCCTTGAGCAGCAGGTCGCCGACCGGGTGACCGAGGCTGTCGTTGATATGTTTGAAGCGATCCAGGTCGAGAAACAGCACCGCGCCCTGGCCGCCATTCTCCGGTTGGCTATCCAGCGCGGCCTGTAGCCGACTTTCGAACAGCGTGCGGTTGGGCAGGCCGGTCAGCGGGTCGTGGTGGGCCTGGTAGTCGAGCCGGGCCTGGGCATGCTTGAGGCTGGAGATGTCGGCAAACACGGCGACGAAGTGGGTGATGACCTTGTCGCGGTTGCGTACGGCGCTGATGGTCAGCCAACTGGGGTAGAGTTCGCCGTTCTTGCGCCGGTTGCAGATCTCGCCCTGCCAGTGGCCTTCGGCGCTCAACTGGTACCACATGGCAATGTAGAAGGCGCTATCGTGCTGGCCCGAGGCGAGCAGGCGCGGCGTATTGCCCAGCGCCTCGGTTTCGCTGTAGCCGGTGATTTCAGTAAAGGCCCGATTGACCGCGCTGATGCGCTGCTGGGTGTCGGTGATCAGCACGCCTTCGGCGGTACTTTCGAAGACCGTGGCGGCCTGTTGCAGTTTTTCCTGCATCAGGTGGCGTTCGGTAATGTCCCGGGCGATGGTCAGCATGCAGTCTTCGCCGCCGATGGGCAGTGGCCGGCTGGAAACTTCACAGAGACGGACCTGCCCATCGCTGCGGCGAATATGGCACATTAAATCGCGGACGAAACCGTCGCGCTGCAGCACGTTGAGCATGTGCTTGCGTTCGTCGAGATTGACCCACAGGCCGAGGTCCAGCGTGGAGTGATCCAGCGAGCTGGCGCTGTTGTAGCCGGTAATGCGGCTGAAGCCCTCGTTGATCTCCAGCAGCAGGCCGTCGCGTTGACGGCTCAGTAGCATGCCGTCCGGGGAGGCATGGAAGGCCTTGGCGAATTTCTCTTCCGAGGTTTCCAGTTGCTGCTGGGTTTCCTTGAGTTGGCTGATATCACGGACCACGACCACCAGCGCGGGGGTGGTGTCGAGTTCGAAAGCCTCGGCAGAAATCAGGCCGGTGAACAGTTGTCCGTTGCTGCGGCGTAGCGGCATTTCCAGATTGCGGATATTGCCATTCTGCAGGCGTTGCAGGAGTCCTGGGCCAACCCCTTCGAGGCCCCAGATATTGAGTTCGGTGGCCGTGCGTCCGACGACCTGGGCGGCACTCAGGCCGATCTGTTTCTCGAAGGCTTCGTTGACTTCCAGCAGGCTGCCATCGCAAAGGCGGGCGATCACCAGAATGTCCGGGCATTGCTGGAATACCGAGGCAAATTTCTGTTCCGACAGGCGCAACGCTTCTTCGGTGCGCTTGGTTTCACTGATGTCGATCATCAGGCCGCGTATGAGCCGTTCCTCACCCTGTTCGATCAGGCTGACGATATCGCGGACCCAGAGGACTTGGCCGTCTGCGGTGATGACCCGGTAATCGAGGCTGTGGTCTCGGCCGGCCAGGACTTCATGGTCGAAGAAGGCGTGGGCGCGGGTCAGGTCGGCGGGGTGGGTGATGCTGCTCCAGAAGCCCGGTGTCAACCAGTGGGACAATGGGTAACCGAGCAGGGCTTCGGCGTGGGGCGAAACATAAATGTAGCTGTAATCGCTCATCCGCGCTTCCCAGGCGATCGCCGACAGGCTCTCCACCAGGCCGCGGTAGTGGTACTCGCTGCTGCGCAGTTCCCGTTCGAGGGCCACTCTTCGGGATATTTCCGAACTCAGGCGCCGGTTGATGCGGATCACTACCGCCAGCACGCTGACCAGCAACAGTAAGCCCGGCAGGCCGTAGCTGAGGATATCGGCCCAATACGAGGGGGCGGTCAGCACGTTACCGACCCAGTGCTTCTGGATGGCGTCGACTTCGGCGGGGCTCATGTCGGCCATGACCTTGTCGAGAATGCCCACCAGAATCTTCTGTTCCGGCGGTACGCCCATTGCCAGTTGGTAGCGATAGGGCGTTTCGCCGCTGACATACAAGCCATCGAGCTTGAGTTCGCGCTGGCTCCAGACCATGGACGCAAGATCGCCGACCACCGCATCGACTTCGTCGGTGGCCAGGGCCTGAAGGGTCGAACTGACGTTGGGCAGGACAACCAGGTTCAGGTCCGGATGATGCGTGCGCAACAGCTCGTGGGAGGCGTAGTTTTCGACCACGGCGACTTTCCGGCCATATAGCTCCTTCATGTTGCGCGGCTTGGCACCGCCTTCATGAGCCAGGATGACGATTGGAAAGTCCAGGTAAGGCCGGGTGAAGGCCAGATAGGCCAGACGCTCGGGCGTGGACATCACGCTGGGCAACAGGTCGAGCTGGTTGTCGCGCGCCTGTCGCAGCACGTCGCCCCAACTCATCGGCTCGGCGGGGGTGAGCTGGATGCCCAGGCGTTTTTCCACCAGCGCCATGTAGTCGGCGGACAACCCCTGATGGCGCCCGTCTTCGTCGCGAAACTCGAATGGCGGCCAGGAAGAGTCGATGCCCAGGCGCAGGTTCGGATGGGCCGCGAGCCAGCTACGTTCTTCATCGGTGAGACTTAACGCGCCAGCCGTTGCGGTCCAGTTAAGCAGCGTCAGCATGAGCAGGGCTGGCAGTCTGGGCATAACGGTCTCGTTATGGCACGGGGATTGATTCGAGTGTAGACGGGCTGTGGGGGAGGGGAGGCTTTTGTGCTGCGCTAAAAAGCAAAACCCCCGGCAGGCCGGGGGTTTTGTTTATCACTCGTCGAGGAAGGAGCGCAGATGCTCGCTTCGCGTCGGGTGACGCAGCTTGCGCAACGCCTTGGCTTCGATCTGACGAATCCGCTCGCGGGTCACGTCGAACTGCTTGCCGACTTCTTCGAGGGTGTGGTCGGTATTCATGTCGATACCGAAACGCATCCGCAGTACCTTGGCTTCACGGGCAGTGAGGCCGGACAGCACTTCGCGGGTAGCTTCCTTGAGGCTCTCTACGGTGGCGACATCGATAGGCGACTGCATGGTCGAGTCTTCGATGAAGTCACCCAGATGAGAGTCTTCGTCATCACCGATCGGCGTTTCCATGGAGATCGGCTCTTTGGCGATCTTCAATACCTTGCGGATCTTGTCCTCAGGCATTTCCATGCGTTCGCCCAGCTCTTCCGGCGTCGGTTCACGACCCATTTCCTGCAGCATCTGCCGGGAAATGCGGTTGAGCTTGTTGATGGTCTCGATCATGTGCACCGGAATACGGATGGTGCGGGCCTGGTCGGCGATCGAGCGAGTGATCGCCTGACGGATCCACCAGGTGGCATAGGTCGAGAACTTGTAGCCGCGACGGTATTCGAACTTGTCCACCGCTTTCATCAGACCGATGTTGCCTTCCTGGATCAGGTCGAGGAATTGCAGGCCACGGTTGGTGTACTTCTTGGCGATGGAGATCACCAGACGCAAGTTGGCTTCAACCATCTCTTTCTTCGCGCGGCGGGCCTTGGCCTCACCGATCGACATGCGACGGTTGATGTCCTTGATCTCGGCAATCGTCAGGCCGGTTTCGGCCTCGAGTGCGGTCAGCTTCTGCTGGCAACGGATGATGTCCGGCTGCAGACGGCCGATGGCTTCGGCGTATTTGCTCTTGCCTTTGGCCAGGGCGTCGGTCCAGCTTTCGTCGATTTCGTTGCCTGGGAACTGGCGCAGGAAATCGGCACGCGGCATGCGGGCATCACGCACGCACAGTTGCATGATGGCGCGTTCTTGCTGACGCAGACGCTCCAGAGCACTGCGAACACGCTCGACCAGGACTTCGAACTGCTTGGGAACCAGCTTGATCGGCATGAACAGCTCGGCCAGGAGCAGCAGCTCGGCGATGGTCGCCTTGTTGCCGCGACCGTGCTTTTTCAGCGCCTTGCGAGCGATTTCCAGCTGATCGGCGACGGCACCGAAACGCTGTGCGGCAACGATAGGGTCCGGGCCGCTTTCGACCTCGTCCTCGTCGTCGCTGTCGGACTCTTCGTCCTCGTCATCGGTGGCGTTTTCCTTGCCGGTCTTGGCATCGACCGGTGGCGGTACTTCGGCGGCAGGCAGCGCGATGCCGTCGTCCGGATCGATGTAACCGCTGAGAACGTCGGACAGACGGCCACCTTCGCTGGTGACGCGATTGTATTCGTCGAGGATGTAGTCAACCGTGCCAGGGAAGTGCGCGATTGCGCCCATCACTTCACGGATGC from Pseudomonas asplenii harbors:
- the tnpB gene encoding IS66 family insertion sequence element accessory protein TnpB (TnpB, as the term is used for proteins encoded by IS66 family insertion elements, is considered an accessory protein, since TnpC, encoded by a neighboring gene, is a DDE family transposase.) translates to MIRINAIWLATEPMDMRAGTETALARVIAVFGAAKPHCAYLFTNRRANRMKVLVHDGVGVWLAARRLNQGKFHWPGIRHGCEVELDSEQLQALVLGLPWQRVGAGGVISML
- a CDS encoding EAL domain-containing protein, which codes for MPRLPALLMLTLLNWTATAGALSLTDEERSWLAAHPNLRLGIDSSWPPFEFRDEDGRHQGLSADYMALVEKRLGIQLTPAEPMSWGDVLRQARDNQLDLLPSVMSTPERLAYLAFTRPYLDFPIVILAHEGGAKPRNMKELYGRKVAVVENYASHELLRTHHPDLNLVVLPNVSSTLQALATDEVDAVVGDLASMVWSQRELKLDGLYVSGETPYRYQLAMGVPPEQKILVGILDKVMADMSPAEVDAIQKHWVGNVLTAPSYWADILSYGLPGLLLLVSVLAVVIRINRRLSSEISRRVALERELRSSEYHYRGLVESLSAIAWEARMSDYSYIYVSPHAEALLGYPLSHWLTPGFWSSITHPADLTRAHAFFDHEVLAGRDHSLDYRVITADGQVLWVRDIVSLIEQGEERLIRGLMIDISETKRTEEALRLSEQKFASVFQQCPDILVIARLCDGSLLEVNEAFEKQIGLSAAQVVGRTATELNIWGLEGVGPGLLQRLQNGNIRNLEMPLRRSNGQLFTGLISAEAFELDTTPALVVVVRDISQLKETQQQLETSEEKFAKAFHASPDGMLLSRQRDGLLLEINEGFSRITGYNSASSLDHSTLDLGLWVNLDERKHMLNVLQRDGFVRDLMCHIRRSDGQVRLCEVSSRPLPIGGEDCMLTIARDITERHLMQEKLQQAATVFESTAEGVLITDTQQRISAVNRAFTEITGYSETEALGNTPRLLASGQHDSAFYIAMWYQLSAEGHWQGEICNRRKNGELYPSWLTISAVRNRDKVITHFVAVFADISSLKHAQARLDYQAHHDPLTGLPNRTLFESRLQAALDSQPENGGQGAVLFLDLDRFKHINDSLGHPVGDLLLKGIAQRLKEQLRDIDTVARLGGDEFIILLPGLHQPSDAEHLANKLLDCFSAPFQAGEHEFFISASIGSSLYPRDGNDVATLVKNADAAMYRSKAKGRNRVESYTRDLTAQASERVALEHELRRAIERQELQLYYQPKISLETGSLLGAEALIRWRNPTFGDVPPEHFIPLAEDNGMILQLGDWVLERACRQMQRWTARYGDFGALSVNLAGAQLRQPNLLARIEQLLRDNHLRPERLQLEITENFIMSQTEEALEVLHQLKRLGVQLAIDDFGTGYSSLSYLKRLPLDVLKIDQSFVRGLPDDPHDVAIVRAIIALGRSMQFTVIAEGVESLAQQEFLAAEGCEQIQGYIVSLPLAADEFAATFLHMTLSEFSDSTGEKPSL
- the tnpA gene encoding IS66-like element accessory protein TnpA, producing the protein MRQRSSYPKPFKAQVVQECLQPGATVSSVAISHGINANVIRKWMPLYRDQPAATSLPAFVPLKAAPKRPAEASVIIELPMAGQVITVKWPTSDPEGCAQFIRAVAQ
- the rpoD gene encoding RNA polymerase sigma factor RpoD, whose translation is MSGKAQQQSRLKELISRGREQGYLTYAEVNDHLPEDISDPEQVEDIIRMINDMGINVFESAPDADALLLAEADTDEAAAEEAAAALAAVETDIGRTTDPVRMYMREMGTVELLTREGEIEIAKRIEEGIREVMGAIAHFPGTVDYILDEYNRVTSEGGRLSDVLSGYIDPDDGIALPAAEVPPPVDAKTGKENATDDEDEESDSDDEDEVESGPDPIVAAQRFGAVADQLEIARKALKKHGRGNKATIAELLLLAELFMPIKLVPKQFEVLVERVRSALERLRQQERAIMQLCVRDARMPRADFLRQFPGNEIDESWTDALAKGKSKYAEAIGRLQPDIIRCQQKLTALEAETGLTIAEIKDINRRMSIGEAKARRAKKEMVEANLRLVISIAKKYTNRGLQFLDLIQEGNIGLMKAVDKFEYRRGYKFSTYATWWIRQAITRSIADQARTIRIPVHMIETINKLNRISRQMLQEMGREPTPEELGERMEMPEDKIRKVLKIAKEPISMETPIGDDEDSHLGDFIEDSTMQSPIDVATVESLKEATREVLSGLTAREAKVLRMRFGIDMNTDHTLEEVGKQFDVTRERIRQIEAKALRKLRHPTRSEHLRSFLDE